CGAACGGCGACGCCTCCgtacgcagcggcggcaacatATCGACCGTGCCACGGTCAGCGTCGGCCTTCGCCCTGtccgccggctgctgctgctgctgctgctctccacTGAGGCGACGTCCTGCAGGGTCCATCGCTGTGCTTGCTTATGCACGTTCACGGCGCAGTTCACGTTGCCCGCAGTGACGAGGTGAGGGAGACGTTGACAGTGCTGCGTATGGGCAGAAGCGTCACTTCACGGCTGCTCTCGtgccggcggagggggaaggCGGGAGAAGAAGAACGCAACAAACGCAAGACAACACgacaccgcacacacacgcacacagagggagCAAGAATGCGGACACCAGTCGCCGCGCCTCAGAGAATCACGGCTGCTTTCGCGCAATGCTGTGCAGAGAAAACTGGAGAAGAGGGCACAGAGCACAAGCACGGGAAAGGAGAATCACGTAAGCGACGATGTTTcttcgctcgctctctctcgcacactCGTTGCGACGATGCACGGGATGGTggggaagcggcggcggcagcggcggcggggggggggagcaaggtggcaggcaggcacacgcgtTTGGcaagacacacagagaagaaagagcaCAAGCACAGGGGCAGGGCGCCAGGGCGCACTTGATGAAAGGAAACCACAGCGAcgggagagaaggcggaAAATGTTGTCTTGATCAACACAACACACAACACAAAATGGGATGAAGGCAGCCAACAAAAATACACCTTCCACTCTGCACAGGGCGGCAAGCAACGCACACAGGAGAGCCAgtgcccgtgtgcgtgcgtgtgtgtgccagaGAAGGAGCCGCTGTTCCTACACCTTTGCCCGCCGCCGTAACGgccgcgcagacacgcactcGTGATGGACGAGTgcggaggcagagggaagagaaaggcCGAGGGCGCTGGGTTggcaggagaagagagagagaatgaTACTAGATGGATGctcatgcgcgtgtgtgctgcgcttcacgcacgcgtgagagagagagagagcgggggtAAGTAAGCGAGCCGAGTAACGCTCGCCTCAACGGATATGTACTCACCAACAGCTGCAGTTCCTCCGTGTGCCTCACACACCCGTTCGCGCACtcacgcccacgcacatgcacagatAGACGCGTGCGCTAGTGGAAGCCTCGCGAacgaagcggcgcgcgctcGTTTTACTAGCAGTCCTGCACAGGCGTTGGTGAGCAGCCACAGATCTAGCGCTTGGCGACAGCGCTCAATCGTGTCTTCCTcttgctgcgcgcgcgtgagaACGGCGCCGGGGATGGTGTAGGGAGGAGGAGTGAGTGTGGATGACGAGCCGGAGGGATACCGTCGAGTCTCCCCTTGCTTTTTCCGAGAACCATATGCTTCTATGCCTGCGCACGTGCCTGCAGgggcaggaggggggggggcagagtGTCTCTGTTCGTCCGTTTTCTGGTGTTTTTATGGGTTCGACTACACATGTGCGTGCCAGTTCGCCAAATGCCTGAGAGACGGTCTCGAGCGTGTTGCCGTTacttcttttctgttttcggGGTTGAGgggggtgaggagggggtagGAGGGGAGTTCTACCCGTTGTCCGCCACGTCCTTTAGCTCTGCAgttgcgcatgtgcgcggaGGCATGGAATCGAGAGCACGCacgggaggcggcggcagcagcaccagcggcaagGGGGCCATGCGGGGGGAGACGCGCAAAACACGTGGATGCGCAGAAAGGAAAGCATGTCGACAGTGGCGTCGAAAAAGTCATGCGGGAGGAAGTTGACGGAGAGACAGTGGCGCGTGCATATGTGTGATGGTCGCGGGGGAGATGAGATAGAGAGCGGTGGGGCGCATGTGGGCGTGTTGGACCGCTCTCACACGGCGATATCCAGAGTTACTCCCCGCTTCCTCACCGCTACGAGACTGGtatcgagagagagagagtggagggcggcgacgcgggAAGCGGGGAGCAGCGGGAGTGCCGCCCCCTcctgcccccttctcctttcgcTCTGCGTTgtcgcaccaccgccgtgagagagacacatccacccacccatgcacatacacacacacacacatatacacatagACAAGGCTAGGTACAGTGCAAATGTCTGTGGGAACCGCTCCGGCGCCCGTCGCTTGTGTGTTGTGCgcctctgtctgtgtgtctgcacgCATGCCATATATGCCAGATACTGGTAAGTGCGAAGAAATTATCAAAGAACGAAAAATAaacgtgcgcacacacacatgcggagaggggtgggagAGGATGCAGACAACGACGTCTCGCATCCTCATACACCCCCTCCGATGCGCATGCGTCGGTACCGCTTTCCGGGAGAACGCTTTTCCCGTGCGCAGGGACCCCACTCTACTCCACATTcgtcctccccttccccctcgcctcgtgctctctctctctcgcgcgcgcgagccAGCAGCTCGCTATGGGCGACAcgacgcacatacacacatgcccacagagaggcggcagccgcgcgcgcgagaagaGAGGATGATAGGCGACTTGGCTTCCGAGAAGATGAAGGTGGgcaggagagaagcaggACCGCCGCCGTGTCACACGTCACAGCTCGCAACGCGTCGATGAGGTTAGTCGAACAGACCGAAGCCCATGTCGTcgtcggcctcctcctcgggctCGTCCTTCttcgtggcggcggcagccgggGCCGCATCACCcgcagcggaagcagcgacgccagcagcggcaccagagctggccgccggcatcgcgCTCATCTTCGCGGCGCCCTCCGCGATCAGGGTGGCCACGTCGCGTCCCGTAACGCTCTCCATCACAAAGGCGAGGGTGGCCTGGTCGACGTCGACGTGGACGGCCTTGCAGATGGCCTCCACGTCCGCCTGAGACGGGGACGCCTTGCTCAGGGAGGCCAGAGCGTACGCGGCGAGGTACTTGGTGGACATGATGGCGAGTGTGCGACTGCGTAGAACGAGACAGAAAGCTTTAGTCCACGTCGACACCCGAGCGGCGATGGGTGgcatgcatatatatatatatatatacgtgtgcgcgttgtgTGGTTGACACGGATGCGtgcaggaggggggggggaagacgTTCGGTAGAGTTGTGGGCGTATGAGAAACAGTAGGAAAGGTTCGTGTAAAGGCATACATGCATAGGCGTGCACACATGGCAGGCCAGCTATGTGGTAAGGGCGGGGCcagagtgggggagggagacgcacCACCGGGTGCCACACTGCcaagagagacagacaggcaTGCGCCGACTGCTCGCCATCCGTTCTATGCCCTTCCGCCAGCACCATCATCACTCTTTCCCGCCCCCGCCCACGGAGACTATTaacgtctctctctctcgctttcaTCCTTTtcgcttcgccgctgccacctcctcctccccgcaTGGACGACAGGGCTGCACGAAGAAGGGGGATCGACCCATCAACGCGTGCATCGCTCGCTCATCTCACAGCTTtcagtgtgtgcgtgtgcgtgcgcctacccgccctcctcttcctccattCCGCTATCCGCCGCACATATGCTTGTCGAGTGCTCGCTTTCACTTCGCGCGTGCTTGGGCGTGGTGGATGCAtgtgagagagacagagagggccGCGTAACACGTCCTTGAAGGGCTGCCTCCGCTGTTGTGAGCACCATCCGTGCCATCCGCATCCCTGTTGGCCTCCCTACACAGACACCGTAGCACCATCTCGGTGGCGTTTTCCGTGTAGTTAagacgacaaaaaaaaatgagtGACACGCccgcagaaagagagacggccGCCCCCCTCTTCGGTCACGGAGCCGCGCATGCCCGTTTCGTGTGCTTCTGTCATGCCGCGAGGGAGCGACTGGACGCACGCGAGGTCACGCAAGAAGAAACTTTACCGAAACAGCAAGCCCCCCGCACCCACCCTTACATGCACAGCTCGCAACGCGTCGATGAGGTTAGTCGAACAGACCGAAGCCCATGTCGTcgtcggcctcctcctcgggctCGTCCTTCttcgtggcggcggcagccgggGCCGCATCACCcgcagcggaagcagcgacgccagcagcggcaccagagctggccgccggcatcgcgCTCATCTTCGCGGCGCCCTCCGCGATCAGGGCGGCCACGTCGCGTCCCGTAACGCTCTCCATCACAAAGGCGAGGGTGGCCTGGTCGACGTCGACGTGGACGGCCTTGCAGATGGCCTCCACGTCCGCCTGAGACGGGGACGCCTTGCTCAGGGAGGCCAGAGCGTACGCGGCGAGGTACTTGGTGGACATGGTGTAGCGAAGATTCTGAAGTAAGCGATCGTGGGAGGAAAAGTGCGTGAGAAGACTCGGGGAGCCGCAGAGGAACAGTGCTGGGCAAGATGGGAGGGGCGGGATcgaaagggagagaaaagcTACGAGTGGCGGGTGTATGCGGTGCCAGAGGTGAATGGGTAACGATGGtggatggtggtggtgggtgcaGGTGCATGTGCCACGTACTAGTAGAGAGACGACGCGGCATGGGATGGGATGGCCGGagcaccgagagagagagggcgaatCACTTCAGTGACGTGCATGCGGTGTGGATCATCGACTACGttcacccccctcccccaccggAAGCATCGACATGCGACGCATggtgggcgaggagggggagagatggaggtgcGGCGCCGACCGGGGCGGGGTGGCATGGCAGATCGCCTTGCGCAGCGGAGcttcgcgcgcgcctctcttgATTCGGTGTTTTCTGTCTTCTTACGTGATTGTTTGCCATCGGTGTACGtgacagcaacaacaacggcagcagcagcagcaacgccttcATCACggccatcatcatcaccgTTGACGAGAGAGTAAGAGACGGAGAGGTGAGTGGCACTGCGCTTTCCGTCAACAGTCCTCTTCGCAGAGTccaccgccgacgacgacggtcCGGTCGGTGggaagagacacacacacacgaacacaaaCAACAATAGGAAAGGACGAAGCTGGGCAGCCGACATGCAGACTGCCAACGAGcagcaaacaacaacaggaGCCCGACGGGAGCGGTAACATGAATACATAGGCGTACAAAAAATGCAAGGAGTATCCACCACCAGGGTCGGGCATGACGGCCATCCCCGTCATccggaggggagggggggggtcgggTGCCCTTCTCCCTGTGCGCACGTCCGCTGTGCTATTCCACTCCGGCCAACATACTTGGTGGGGTGCTGAGAAAGTACGCTACGAGTGCTAGGGCGTCGTcgctctcctgctgcagttgctgccgcacctgctggtcaacgccgccgccctgctgGAGCCGAGTCGGAATGGCCCCCTGCGCATTGGCTGGACGGACAATCAGCACGGCGCTGAAGATGTGCGCCAAGAAGTTCGCGTCAAGTTCGTTGTCGCAGCTGTGCACCGGCCTGAGGAGATAGTTCAGCAAAGACATGACATAGATCCACACGTTCGCGTGCATCGTCGGCAGCTGACGCAGGAACTGCAGCGGGGCCTTGCCCTTGGCGCGTCccgcggcgagggcggcggtgtaCTGCGCATAGGGCACTACCGGCTCGAGCAGGCTCTTGAGAAACGTCAGTAGACACTCCGCAGCGCAATGCACGTCTGTATCCACTGGCAGAGGCGCGTTCTTCGTGTCTAGTAGTTCCATGATGCGAGAGCACACTTCCTTGTCCGTGGTGCGGGTGAAGAGACCGCCCTCGCGTGGGTGCTGCGCGATGACGTGGGCGAGGTACCACAGCTCCTTCGGCACATGTGGCCGCACCtggcgcaccacctcctcaaAGTCGGCCTTCTGTGCGTACGCCTCCACGCACGGCTTGTCCTGCAGGAGGGCAATGCTGTCCAGCCCGTTGCCGAAGACGCTCGGACTCAGCACACACTGGCACTCTACCGCCTGAACTGGGCcgttgcggcagcagcagagcagcacaGAGGTGAGGCTGACACGACCGCGGCCCTGGTACGGACGCCAGGCGGCCAGCCACGTCATGCAGCGTGGGTCGATTGCCGTCTCGATAAGAACATCCTGCGACTCGCCTGGAAGGATGGCAAGCTCAAGCGGGGTGGCGCGCAGCCAGGTGCCTTCTGAGTAGTCcccctcgcgctgccgcaccacccgCACGACAGCAACGCAG
The sequence above is drawn from the Leishmania donovani BPK282A1 complete genome, chromosome 15 genome and encodes:
- a CDS encoding 60S acidic ribosomal protein P2; translated protein: MSTKYLAAYALASLSKASPSQADVEAICKAVHVDVDQATLAFVMESVTGRDVAALIAEGAAKMSAMPAASSGAAAGVAASAAGDAAPAAAATKKDEPEEEADDDMGFGLFD
- a CDS encoding 60S acidic ribosomal protein P2, with product MSTKYLAAYALASLSKASPSQADVEAICKAVHVDVDQATLAFVMESVTGRDVATLIAEGAAKMSAMPAASSGAAAGVAASAAGDAAPAAAATKKDEPEEEADDDMGFGLFD